A genomic segment from Flavobacterium inviolabile encodes:
- a CDS encoding peptidylprolyl isomerase, protein MAVLSKIRQRSILLIGVIGFCLLAFVVGDVINSGGFRQSSRNVGSVNGVDISAQEFLQKVAMAEKNGQGITNTQASNGVWDQEVKQILLGAEFEKLGLKIGKDQMVNVIKQNPNFAQDPRFLNAAGQFDNNKFNEFVASIRSSQPDQWKNWLDYEKQLEQMATEQMYYTMIKAGLVVTKNDGKEAYGRENNKVNFDYVAVPYTTINDDQVKVSDTEIMDYVKKNSKKYKSDFSREVEYVFFENKPSKEDEAEMKTTITGLLSGKVVYNEKTGTNDTLPGFKGAKNVEEFVNANSDVKFDSSYVAKKDLPLENQEQLFNLPVGEVFGPYIHDGYYCLSKMMGRKGNATAKASHILVGFAGKMPGITRTKEEAKAKAEDLLKQALANPANFAMLAMTNTDDPGSKQTGGEYDNIRPGQMVKTFNDFVFNNPVGKIGLVETEYGYHVIKITDKYDAVRLATIAQKIEPSEATADAIYVKATKLEAEAADKDFDKVAKEMGLAVVPAMNVKATDESLPGIQNQRQIVLWAFNKDTKEGAVKKFDNLEGHIIAKLKTKNETGFIGLEEAKQVVAPILRNQKKAELIKAKMTGSTLEAVAQKSGATVGLATNVTLDNPSIPNIGQEPKVVGTAFGLGNGKTSKLIEGQMAVFMIRTKDVVKAPALPNYSSYITKIKTQTQGASTYRVTAALKAAAKIEDERANLQ, encoded by the coding sequence ATGGCAGTTTTATCAAAAATTAGACAACGTTCGATTCTTTTAATTGGGGTTATCGGATTTTGTTTGTTAGCATTCGTAGTTGGTGACGTTATCAACAGCGGAGGGTTTAGACAAAGTTCACGTAACGTGGGGAGTGTTAATGGAGTAGATATCTCAGCTCAGGAATTTTTGCAGAAAGTAGCAATGGCCGAAAAAAACGGTCAGGGAATTACGAATACGCAAGCTTCAAACGGAGTTTGGGATCAGGAAGTTAAGCAAATCCTTCTAGGTGCTGAATTTGAAAAATTAGGATTGAAAATCGGAAAAGACCAAATGGTTAATGTTATCAAACAAAACCCGAATTTCGCACAGGATCCAAGATTCTTAAATGCTGCCGGTCAATTTGATAATAATAAATTCAACGAATTCGTAGCGAGCATCCGTTCGTCTCAGCCGGATCAGTGGAAAAACTGGTTGGATTATGAGAAACAATTGGAGCAGATGGCAACCGAGCAAATGTACTATACCATGATCAAAGCGGGTCTTGTAGTTACTAAAAATGACGGTAAAGAAGCTTACGGAAGAGAAAATAACAAAGTTAACTTTGATTATGTAGCCGTTCCTTATACAACAATCAATGACGATCAGGTGAAAGTTTCTGATACTGAAATCATGGATTATGTTAAGAAAAACAGCAAAAAATATAAATCAGACTTTTCTCGTGAAGTGGAGTATGTTTTCTTTGAAAACAAACCTTCAAAAGAAGATGAGGCTGAAATGAAAACAACAATTACCGGATTATTATCAGGTAAAGTGGTTTACAATGAAAAAACTGGTACTAACGATACCTTACCTGGATTCAAAGGTGCTAAAAACGTAGAAGAGTTTGTAAATGCAAATTCGGATGTAAAATTCGATTCTTCTTATGTAGCTAAAAAAGACCTTCCTTTAGAAAACCAGGAGCAATTATTCAACCTTCCGGTTGGAGAAGTTTTCGGACCATACATTCATGACGGTTACTACTGTCTTTCTAAAATGATGGGGAGAAAAGGAAATGCTACTGCAAAAGCAAGCCACATTTTAGTTGGATTTGCCGGTAAAATGCCAGGTATTACAAGAACTAAAGAAGAAGCAAAAGCAAAAGCAGAAGACTTGTTAAAACAAGCTTTGGCTAATCCTGCAAACTTTGCAATGTTGGCGATGACCAATACAGATGATCCGGGTTCTAAACAAACAGGTGGTGAGTATGACAACATCAGACCGGGACAAATGGTAAAAACATTCAACGATTTCGTTTTCAACAACCCGGTTGGAAAAATCGGATTGGTTGAAACAGAATACGGATACCACGTTATCAAAATCACCGATAAATATGATGCGGTTCGTTTAGCGACAATTGCACAAAAAATCGAGCCGTCTGAGGCAACTGCTGATGCGATTTACGTAAAAGCTACAAAATTAGAAGCAGAAGCTGCTGATAAAGATTTTGACAAAGTAGCTAAAGAAATGGGATTAGCGGTAGTACCGGCTATGAACGTTAAAGCTACAGACGAAAGCTTACCGGGAATTCAAAATCAAAGACAAATCGTACTTTGGGCTTTCAATAAAGATACTAAAGAAGGAGCGGTTAAGAAATTTGACAACTTGGAAGGACACATCATTGCGAAATTGAAAACTAAAAACGAAACAGGTTTCATTGGTTTAGAAGAAGCAAAACAAGTGGTAGCGCCAATCTTAAGAAACCAGAAAAAAGCAGAATTGATCAAAGCTAAAATGACTGGTTCTACTTTAGAAGCAGTAGCTCAGAAATCGGGCGCAACTGTTGGACTGGCTACTAATGTAACACTTGATAACCCAAGTATTCCAAATATCGGTCAGGAGCCAAAAGTTGTTGGTACGGCATTTGGATTAGGAAACGGTAAAACGTCAAAATTAATTGAAGGACAAATGGCTGTTTTCATGATCAGAACAAAAGATGTAGTGAAAGCTCCGGCTTTACCAAACTACTCTTCTTATATCACTAAGATCAAGACACAAACACAGGGAGCTTCTACTTACAGAGTTACTGCTGCACTTAAAGCTGCTGCAAAAATCGAAGACGAAAGAGCGAATCTGCAATAG
- a CDS encoding hemolysin family protein, whose protein sequence is MEIAIIISCLILSAFFSGMEIAYIASNKVYLSIEKKQNTFFSKILSRLTEKPSRFIASMLLGKSIVFSIYGYFSSALVVQLLREQGVAFTPFVMLIMQVVIATLLILLTSSFLPKVIFQIYPNTLIKVLALPAYGFYLLFSGISKIIVGIADKVIVCIFKLESDKEQLSFNKGELGTYISEQMNAAENQEEIDTEIQIFQNALEFSDLKVRDIMTPRTEISAVEIEDPVSELRELFIETGYSKIVVYNDTLDNVVGYVHSFELFKKPVDIKTVMIPIEYVPETVLIKEVLDILTKKRKSMAVVMDEYGGTSGIVTVEDIIEELFGEIEDEHDLEELIEEKRKDNSYLFSARLNVEYVNQKYSLKIPESDSYVTLGGFIVHATKEIPQEGQELNLHNFKILIREASNKKIELIEVRIRE, encoded by the coding sequence ATGGAAATTGCGATAATCATAAGCTGTTTAATACTTTCCGCCTTCTTTTCTGGAATGGAAATCGCTTATATCGCTTCCAACAAAGTTTATCTGAGCATTGAGAAAAAACAAAATACCTTTTTCTCGAAAATACTGTCCAGACTAACCGAAAAACCGTCCCGATTCATCGCCTCGATGCTGTTGGGCAAGAGCATTGTTTTTTCTATTTACGGTTATTTTTCCAGTGCACTTGTGGTTCAGCTGCTGCGGGAGCAGGGCGTGGCATTCACTCCTTTTGTAATGCTCATAATGCAGGTGGTGATTGCAACACTGCTGATTTTGCTGACTTCCAGTTTTTTGCCCAAAGTGATCTTTCAGATTTACCCGAATACCTTAATAAAAGTACTGGCACTGCCGGCCTATGGATTTTACCTGCTTTTTTCCGGGATTTCAAAAATTATTGTCGGCATAGCCGATAAAGTAATCGTTTGTATTTTTAAACTGGAAAGCGATAAAGAACAGCTGTCTTTTAATAAAGGCGAACTGGGGACCTATATCAGCGAGCAGATGAATGCGGCCGAAAACCAGGAGGAAATAGATACCGAAATACAGATATTTCAGAATGCCCTCGAATTTTCCGATTTAAAAGTCCGCGATATTATGACGCCCAGAACGGAGATTTCGGCAGTGGAAATTGAAGATCCGGTTAGCGAATTAAGAGAATTGTTTATCGAAACCGGATATTCCAAGATCGTGGTCTATAACGATACCCTGGACAATGTGGTCGGATATGTGCACTCTTTTGAACTGTTTAAAAAACCGGTGGATATTAAAACCGTCATGATCCCTATAGAATATGTGCCGGAAACGGTTTTAATAAAGGAAGTTCTGGATATACTGACCAAGAAACGGAAAAGTATGGCGGTAGTAATGGACGAATATGGTGGCACGTCGGGTATCGTTACCGTGGAAGATATCATTGAGGAGCTTTTTGGTGAAATTGAAGACGAGCACGATCTGGAAGAATTGATCGAAGAAAAAAGAAAAGATAATTCCTATTTATTTTCGGCCCGGTTAAACGTAGAATACGTTAATCAGAAATACAGTCTGAAAATTCCGGAGAGCGATTCCTATGTTACCCTGGGAGGCTTTATCGTGCACGCTACAAAGGAAATCCCGCAGGAAGGACAGGAATTGAACCTGCACAATTTTAAAATACTGATTCGGGAAGCATCCAATAAAAAAATTGAACTAATTGAGGTTCGCATCCGGGAATAA
- a CDS encoding GYDIA family GHMP kinase, which translates to MKKTFYSNGKLLLTAEYMVLDGATAIALPTKFGQYLQIEEGKKQTISWKSYDNDSSVWFEDDISFESIIRKEHAGTEAGIKNTLIDILHEANILNPDFLNDANGYTITTTLTFPRLWGLGTSSTLINNIAQWLNIDAYKLLEASFGGSGYDIACAQHNTPILYRLDSDKAPVVTALDFNPDFTGNLYFVYLNHKQSSKSAIMSYYNKQHRIDTMIPKIDAITTAIAATNDLQQFGTLLEKHEILLSDILEMETVKERFFYDFKGILKSLGAWGGDFVLAVSKNNPEEYFKDKGFPVIIPYSEMIL; encoded by the coding sequence TTGAAAAAAACTTTTTACAGTAACGGAAAGCTTTTGCTCACCGCAGAATATATGGTGCTCGATGGCGCAACAGCCATTGCTTTGCCTACAAAATTCGGGCAGTACCTTCAAATTGAAGAAGGTAAAAAGCAAACGATTTCCTGGAAAAGCTACGACAACGATTCGAGCGTATGGTTTGAAGATGATATTTCATTTGAAAGCATTATCCGGAAAGAGCATGCCGGTACAGAAGCGGGCATTAAGAATACGCTTATTGACATACTGCATGAAGCGAACATCCTGAATCCGGATTTCCTGAACGATGCAAACGGCTATACCATTACCACTACGCTTACATTTCCGCGTTTGTGGGGATTAGGCACTTCTTCAACCCTGATTAACAATATTGCCCAATGGCTCAACATTGACGCTTACAAGCTGCTGGAAGCCAGTTTTGGCGGAAGCGGATACGATATTGCCTGTGCACAGCACAATACGCCAATTTTATACCGGCTGGATTCCGATAAAGCACCGGTCGTTACTGCGCTGGATTTTAATCCGGACTTTACCGGCAATCTGTACTTTGTGTATCTCAACCACAAGCAAAGCAGTAAATCAGCTATCATGAGCTATTACAACAAACAGCACCGGATTGACACGATGATCCCTAAAATTGACGCTATTACAACGGCTATAGCCGCCACTAACGATTTGCAGCAATTTGGAACGCTGCTTGAAAAACACGAGATCCTGCTGAGTGATATTTTAGAAATGGAAACGGTAAAAGAACGTTTCTTCTATGATTTTAAAGGTATCCTTAAAAGTCTTGGCGCCTGGGGCGGCGATTTTGTGCTGGCGGTTTCCAAAAACAATCCGGAAGAGTATTTTAAAGACAAAGGTTTTCCGGTTATCATTCCTTATTCTGAAATGATTTTATAA
- a CDS encoding outer membrane protein transport protein encodes MIKKIILGISLLFSSVIFAQEGTASPYSFYGIGDVKYRGTHENKAMGGLGILPDSIHLNLQNPASLASLKLTAFTVGATTKNTTFKNETQKETASRTTFDYLALGFPISPKMGVSFGLMPYSSVGYKVDQKTTTSLSTGETANIDKRFTGEGGVNNVFLGLGYKITSKLSIGADFQYNFGRVETKSVGFVEDVHLGKREINTSRYSGVAFNTGLIYQTKLNKKYDWISSLTYSPKSTLKSDNTGSVATITYSANGSELVSDTKDYDPTRTDFELPAKYALGTGIGVTKKWFVGAEITMQDKSKFLNRFDEITNVEFEKSQRYVIGGYFTPKFNSFTSYFDRVTYRAGFRYENTGLVINNQSIKDYGINAGFGFPIGKSLSNLNIGFEYGSKGTTSSNLIKENYFSVYIGLSVNDLWFKRTKYE; translated from the coding sequence ATGATTAAAAAGATAATTCTAGGCATTAGTTTGCTTTTTTCTTCTGTGATTTTTGCGCAGGAAGGTACCGCTTCACCTTATTCGTTTTACGGTATTGGCGATGTTAAATACAGAGGAACGCATGAAAACAAGGCAATGGGAGGTTTGGGTATATTACCGGATAGTATTCACCTTAATCTGCAAAACCCGGCATCACTTGCCTCTTTAAAGCTAACCGCTTTTACAGTGGGAGCCACTACTAAGAATACGACTTTTAAGAACGAGACCCAGAAAGAAACAGCCAGCAGAACAACTTTTGATTATCTGGCTTTAGGATTTCCGATCAGCCCGAAAATGGGAGTGTCTTTTGGTTTGATGCCGTATTCCTCTGTAGGATATAAAGTGGATCAGAAAACAACAACCTCATTATCTACCGGAGAAACAGCAAATATTGATAAGCGATTCACAGGTGAAGGAGGCGTTAACAATGTGTTTTTAGGATTAGGATATAAAATTACTTCAAAATTGAGCATCGGAGCTGATTTTCAATATAACTTCGGAAGAGTGGAAACAAAATCGGTTGGATTTGTTGAAGATGTTCACTTAGGAAAAAGAGAGATCAATACGTCGCGATACAGTGGTGTTGCTTTTAATACCGGATTAATCTATCAGACAAAATTAAATAAGAAATATGACTGGATCAGCAGTTTAACGTATTCACCTAAAAGCACGCTGAAATCGGATAACACCGGATCGGTAGCAACCATTACCTATTCGGCTAACGGATCGGAACTGGTTTCGGATACTAAAGATTATGATCCTACAAGAACCGATTTCGAACTACCGGCTAAATATGCTTTGGGAACCGGTATCGGAGTTACTAAAAAATGGTTTGTGGGAGCAGAAATTACCATGCAGGATAAAAGTAAATTCTTAAACCGTTTTGACGAAATCACGAATGTGGAATTCGAAAAATCACAGCGATATGTTATCGGTGGGTACTTCACACCTAAATTTAACTCTTTTACAAGCTATTTTGACAGAGTTACCTACAGAGCCGGTTTCCGATATGAAAATACAGGATTGGTAATCAACAATCAGTCCATTAAAGATTACGGGATCAATGCCGGTTTCGGATTCCCGATCGGAAAAAGTTTGTCGAACCTGAATATTGGTTTTGAATACGGAAGCAAAGGAACGACAAGCAGTAACCTTATCAAGGAAAACTATTTCAGCGTTTATATCGGTCTTTCCGTAAACGATTTGTGGTTTAAGAGAACAAAATACGAATAG
- the lptC gene encoding LPS export ABC transporter periplasmic protein LptC — protein sequence MKVKSKKYLLHVVTVLAVTLFFSCESNFKEVQRINAVPFSPIGEAENVNLKYTDSGKIKAILVSPKLLDFSNLKYPYTEFPKGVFVTLFDEKAQKSYVESDYAITYAKTDIIDLQGHVKITSSDGKVLQTEQLYYDQKNEWFFTEKYFKFTDANSYLEGKGIDFSKDFSVMNAQQNRGEISKLE from the coding sequence ATGAAGGTCAAGTCTAAAAAATATCTTTTACATGTAGTCACAGTTCTTGCTGTGACTCTGTTTTTTTCATGCGAAAGCAATTTCAAAGAGGTACAGCGAATTAATGCCGTTCCGTTTTCTCCCATTGGCGAAGCGGAAAACGTTAATTTGAAATATACCGATTCCGGAAAGATAAAAGCGATATTGGTAAGTCCGAAGCTGCTGGATTTCTCAAATTTAAAATATCCTTATACTGAATTTCCAAAAGGAGTGTTTGTAACGCTTTTTGATGAAAAAGCACAAAAAAGCTATGTGGAGTCGGATTATGCCATTACCTATGCCAAAACAGATATTATTGATTTGCAGGGGCATGTAAAGATTACATCCAGTGACGGCAAAGTACTGCAGACGGAACAATTGTATTACGATCAGAAAAATGAATGGTTTTTTACCGAGAAATACTTTAAATTTACAGATGCCAATAGTTATCTGGAAGGAAAAGGAATCGATTTTAGTAAAGATTTTTCGGTTATGAATGCCCAACAGAATAGAGGAGAAATATCAAAATTGGAATAA
- a CDS encoding type III pantothenate kinase has translation MLLAIDVGNTRIKAAVFEGDTFVLDAVFDKKEAVEKLENIFRQYPVITKATLSRVGFLDETVLEWLEKRVELYKITSDSSMPFENRYETPKTLGVDRMVLAAGAVFKYPKQNRLIIDSGTCITYDFVDADDNYLGGAISPGFRLRYEALHNYTAKLPLLTLESPEGFIGDSTKQAIHSGVVNGVLQEIDGFIERYREQYQVLTVILTGGDTDFLAKRVKNTIFANPNFLLESLNHLYQYTINK, from the coding sequence ATGCTTTTAGCTATAGATGTTGGAAATACAAGAATAAAAGCGGCTGTATTTGAGGGGGATACCTTTGTTCTGGATGCGGTTTTTGATAAAAAAGAAGCGGTTGAAAAACTGGAAAATATTTTCCGGCAGTACCCGGTAATTACAAAGGCAACGCTGTCCAGGGTCGGTTTTTTGGATGAAACGGTTCTGGAATGGCTTGAAAAGAGAGTAGAGTTGTATAAAATAACGTCCGATAGCAGCATGCCTTTTGAAAACCGCTATGAAACACCTAAAACCTTGGGTGTAGACAGAATGGTGCTGGCAGCCGGAGCGGTTTTTAAATACCCGAAGCAAAACCGGCTGATTATCGATTCCGGAACCTGTATTACCTATGATTTTGTTGATGCAGACGATAATTATCTGGGCGGAGCCATTTCGCCGGGATTTCGCCTCCGCTATGAAGCCCTGCATAATTATACGGCAAAACTGCCGTTATTAACTCTGGAAAGTCCTGAGGGTTTTATTGGTGACTCCACAAAACAGGCGATACATTCGGGTGTGGTGAATGGGGTTTTACAGGAAATCGACGGATTTATAGAACGCTATCGTGAACAATATCAAGTTTTAACAGTAATTTTAACAGGTGGTGATACGGATTTTTTGGCGAAAAGAGTAAAAAACACCATATTTGCCAATCCAAATTTTCTATTGGAAAGTTTGAACCATTTATATCAATATACAATCAACAAATGA
- a CDS encoding GH92 family glycosyl hydrolase, which produces MNSKIAGLLLTVTTVCFGQNNPNQTAHQMIDFVNPMIGTHKMGHTFPGATTPFGMVQLSPETNNVNMFADGKYNPDTYKYCAGYQYDDTTIFGFSHTHFSGTGHADLGDFLIMPTTGKLQLNPGKANEPGSGYFSTFSHTTEVAKPAYYKVQLDSYNIKAELTASDRVGYHQYTFPKSDSAHILLDLMYNIYNYDDKNTWVFVRVENDSTVTGYRQTNGWGRTRTVYFAMQFSKPFVSYGHKKYDKTPYKGFYGRFNEEENFPEMAGKNIRAYFNFKTDENEKIGVKFALSSVSTAGALLNLKTEIPGWNFEKTKQESQQKWNKELAKVTVETTTPAEKETFYTALYHTMLGPILYEDADGNYRGLDQNIHQSEGFTNYTVFSLWDTYRALHPLFNIIQPKRNNDMIKSMLAHHDQSVHKMLPVWSHYANENWCMIGYHSISVIADAIAKNTTDIDLNRALTAGKNTATVPYFDGLDSYMQLGYVPENKSGNSVSKTLEFAYDDWCIAQIAKKANATKDYETFTKRSENYKNVYDPSIGYMRPKLSDGKWRENFDPLDTHGQGFIEGNALNYGLYVPHKIDDMIEMMGGKNKFSNHLDQIFTIKLADKYIEKNEDITRDGIIGSYVHGNEPGHHIPYLYNWTNKPWKTQERVRMIMNTMYSNSIDGLCGNDDAGQMSAWYIFSALGFYPVLPGSDQYAIGSPMVKAATLQLENGKTLKIKTVNQAPENVYVQKVTLNGNEIDRNYLLHSEVYDNSEITFYLSSKPKR; this is translated from the coding sequence ATGAACTCAAAAATAGCAGGCTTACTACTAACCGTAACAACTGTTTGTTTCGGACAAAACAATCCTAACCAAACCGCTCATCAAATGATCGACTTTGTAAATCCAATGATCGGAACACACAAAATGGGACACACTTTTCCGGGTGCCACAACCCCATTCGGTATGGTACAGCTAAGTCCGGAAACCAACAATGTAAACATGTTTGCAGATGGCAAATACAATCCCGACACTTATAAATATTGTGCCGGCTACCAATATGACGACACCACAATCTTCGGATTCAGCCATACTCATTTCAGCGGAACCGGACATGCCGATCTGGGCGATTTCCTGATTATGCCCACAACCGGAAAACTACAGTTAAATCCCGGCAAAGCCAACGAACCCGGCAGCGGTTATTTTTCGACATTTTCCCACACTACCGAAGTGGCCAAACCGGCCTACTACAAAGTACAGCTGGACAGCTACAACATTAAAGCAGAATTAACCGCCAGCGACCGCGTAGGATATCACCAATACACCTTTCCAAAATCCGATTCGGCACACATCCTGCTGGACCTGATGTACAACATCTATAACTATGACGATAAAAACACCTGGGTCTTTGTTCGCGTAGAAAACGATTCCACCGTGACCGGCTACCGCCAGACCAATGGCTGGGGAAGAACACGCACAGTGTATTTTGCCATGCAGTTTTCCAAACCCTTTGTATCCTACGGTCACAAGAAATATGACAAGACACCGTATAAAGGTTTTTACGGACGTTTTAATGAAGAAGAAAATTTCCCTGAAATGGCTGGGAAAAATATCCGCGCTTACTTTAATTTCAAAACGGATGAAAACGAAAAAATCGGTGTAAAATTCGCACTGTCCTCCGTGAGCACCGCCGGAGCCTTATTAAACCTAAAAACGGAAATTCCGGGCTGGAACTTTGAAAAAACAAAACAGGAAAGCCAGCAGAAATGGAATAAAGAGTTGGCCAAAGTTACCGTTGAAACCACTACTCCCGCAGAGAAAGAAACGTTCTACACCGCACTGTACCACACCATGCTGGGACCTATTCTATATGAAGATGCAGACGGAAACTACCGCGGACTGGATCAGAACATCCACCAATCGGAAGGATTTACCAATTACACCGTATTTTCCTTATGGGATACCTACAGGGCTTTACACCCGTTATTCAACATCATCCAGCCGAAACGCAACAACGACATGATCAAGTCCATGCTGGCTCATCACGACCAAAGCGTTCACAAAATGCTTCCGGTATGGAGCCATTATGCCAACGAAAACTGGTGCATGATCGGCTACCACTCCATTTCTGTTATTGCCGATGCCATTGCCAAAAACACTACCGACATCGACCTTAACCGCGCCCTGACCGCCGGAAAAAATACTGCGACCGTTCCGTATTTCGACGGCCTGGACAGCTATATGCAGCTTGGTTATGTTCCGGAAAACAAAAGCGGCAACTCCGTTTCCAAAACACTGGAATTCGCTTATGACGACTGGTGTATCGCGCAAATTGCAAAAAAAGCAAATGCAACCAAAGACTATGAAACATTTACCAAACGTTCCGAAAACTACAAGAATGTTTACGATCCTTCCATTGGCTATATGCGTCCGAAATTAAGTGACGGAAAATGGCGGGAAAATTTCGATCCGTTAGACACTCACGGACAGGGCTTCATTGAAGGCAACGCCTTGAATTACGGCTTGTATGTTCCGCATAAAATTGACGACATGATCGAAATGATGGGCGGGAAAAACAAATTCTCCAACCATCTGGACCAGATCTTTACAATCAAGCTTGCCGATAAGTATATCGAAAAAAATGAAGACATTACCCGCGACGGTATCATTGGCAGTTATGTACACGGAAACGAGCCCGGACACCACATTCCGTACCTGTACAACTGGACAAACAAACCGTGGAAAACCCAGGAACGCGTTCGTATGATTATGAATACCATGTATTCCAATTCTATTGACGGTTTGTGCGGCAACGACGATGCCGGCCAGATGAGTGCCTGGTATATTTTTAGCGCGCTCGGATTTTACCCGGTACTGCCCGGCTCCGACCAGTACGCGATAGGCAGTCCGATGGTTAAAGCGGCAACCTTACAGCTTGAAAACGGAAAAACCTTAAAAATAAAGACCGTTAACCAGGCTCCGGAAAATGTATATGTACAGAAAGTGACTTTAAACGGTAACGAAATTGACCGGAATTATTTACTGCACAGTGAAGTTTATGACAATAGTGAAATCACTTTTTACCTAAGCAGCAAACCAAAGCGATAA
- a CDS encoding AraC family transcriptional regulator codes for MEQRIATIAEYKKQINVIVEYINNHLDEPVDLVKLAAISHFSPYHFHRITRAFIGEPIGSYIVRVRLETAAKLIRYTDFSISEIAYKVGYEVPTSLSKAFRQQYGISPLDYRTNKEYKIMKTVEKNVPLNITGFKVMDIAAKQLIYINLSGQYGSLDFAGSWQRLWQFVKEHKLFSAGMEHLAIYYDDPKVTKSEKLRTDICLAVKKEAKPQGDIGVKEIKGGKFAVFLYKGPYHNLDAVYDRIYGTLLPEKNLQLRDYHSFEKYCNNPDKTEPEKLKTEIYIPVE; via the coding sequence ATGGAACAGCGAATAGCAACGATAGCAGAATATAAAAAACAGATCAATGTAATTGTGGAATACATTAATAATCATCTGGATGAACCGGTTGACCTGGTAAAACTGGCGGCAATAAGTCACTTTTCGCCGTATCATTTTCACCGCATAACCCGTGCTTTTATCGGAGAGCCCATTGGGAGTTATATTGTCCGGGTACGGCTGGAAACTGCTGCAAAACTAATACGGTATACAGATTTTTCCATTTCGGAAATTGCTTATAAAGTGGGTTATGAAGTGCCTACTTCGCTTTCCAAAGCATTCCGGCAGCAATATGGTATTTCGCCATTGGATTACAGAACTAATAAAGAATATAAGATTATGAAAACAGTAGAAAAAAATGTACCGTTAAATATTACCGGTTTTAAAGTAATGGATATTGCGGCCAAACAGCTCATTTATATCAATCTCTCCGGTCAATACGGAAGTCTGGATTTTGCAGGGTCCTGGCAGCGTTTGTGGCAGTTCGTAAAAGAGCATAAACTATTTTCGGCCGGAATGGAGCATCTGGCTATTTATTATGATGATCCTAAAGTAACAAAAAGTGAGAAGCTGCGTACGGATATTTGTCTTGCCGTTAAAAAGGAAGCGAAGCCGCAGGGCGATATCGGCGTGAAAGAAATTAAAGGCGGGAAATTTGCCGTGTTTCTTTATAAAGGGCCTTATCATAATCTGGATGCGGTTTACGACAGGATTTACGGTACACTTTTACCGGAGAAGAATCTTCAGTTAAGGGATTATCATTCCTTTGAGAAGTATTGTAATAATCCGGACAAAACGGAACCGGAAAAACTAAAAACGGAAATTTATATACCTGTTGAATAA